A region of the Pseudorasbora parva isolate DD20220531a chromosome 18, ASM2467924v1, whole genome shotgun sequence genome:
ATTGGATGACAAAGTTTTAAAACGCCAGTAAGCTTTGTTAACTGTGCTTAACTGTGTCTTTGACTGTGTCACTCAAACCTGAGCATTCAATGTAATTTACTCTACATGACACATTCAACAGTTCACTGGTTGTCCTTCCGTGTACCAGTTATGTAACCACTGTATACCAGGAACACCCGCAAGGTTTGACATTTTAGAGATGCTCTGGCCCAgtcaattaaataaaagttgtcAAATCTTTTTagcctttattaaaatgtacacGCTAACTATCATTTACCTAATATATACTGGATACTTTGTAtcttgtttttttcattttttgtcaATACCTTATCTCTATTACATAATCCAAACTTAATGCAACAATGACAAATTATCATCTATTTAGATGCTGCTTATGTGATAACATGTGTATGTGAATTTATCTGTTGAGACTTACCATACATGCTTATTGTTCTTAGATTTTTCACATTTGCCAatacataaaagaaaaaaagtaaaagaaaaaaaaagtaatatatatttttttaaatattagtagagcagttaaaaaaataatcagtTTGTATTTACTTTATTTCTAAAAAGATTAAATATACGTTGTCTTATTTCCTTGGCTTGTAATCCATATATTATAGGATTCAAGACTGGAGGAATAACATGGAACATTAAAGTGGATGTTTTCCTAATTTCAGCAAGTACAGAGAAACGATGGAGAAAAATCCCAGCAAATCCAGTGACCATCATGATTATATAAACAGTCAAGTGAGTACTGCAGGTTTTTATGGCTTTGCTGTTGGTTGCTTTGTTTTTGCTTTTGAAGCAGATCATAGCTATTTTGAAATATGTTAATGCCACACTACCTGTTGAGGAGGCAAATAAAACCACTGTAAAAGTTAATCCATATACATTATTAATAACTGTATTTTCACAGGATAGTTTAAATATCGAAGCATTGTCACAAAAGGGGTTTTGAATCACAGATCTGCAGTGAGACAGACGGACACTGAGGCTGATCAGAATTCCCACCAGCACTACTGCAACACCCCAGGCTCCTGCCGACAGTTTAACCACCATATTATTGCTCATTATAGTTGGATATCGCAATGGATTGCATATGGCCACATATCTGTCAAAAGCCATGATTATTATCACAGTGTGAGATACTGTACCATTCAAATGCATAATATAAGCTTGAATAACACACCCCACATAAGTGATGTAGCGCTCAGAGGGGTCTGTTAAAACATTCCTCAACAAATATGGCAGAAGAGCAGTTGTACCCATTACATCATTTAGTGTCAAGTTGCAGAACAGAACATACATAGGCTGGTGTAAACGTTTTTCTGCTGTGATCTGAATCATCATCCCAATGTTAGATACCATAATAAATATGTAAACCATCAAAATAAGGATAAATGCTGGATAGCTTGACTCAGGTGTAACTTGCAGTCCCTCAGCCAGGAGCACACTGTATCTGAATGTCAGGTTGTCCATCTGTGATCTAAACAAAACATGCAGATATATAAAATCTAATAAGATATAAAACTAGATTGAAcagataaaatatataatacaaaatataacaACTTACAAGAGCATAATCTGGTTGTCTCTGAATAAAGATTAGTTTGCTctgtcattttaaatgtgtCATGTTTTTTGTTGGCATCCCAAGAGGTCAAACAATCTTTGCTGTGATTGGTGTATTGCTGGTCTAGTTAGTTTGCTGATGGTCACACAGGATAAGGTATGATTCTGCTCCCAAACATGCTACAGtggagatcaaaattagagaacaaaaTACAAATTCCTAAATTTCAAGGTCACTGCTTAGTCCTTTTTGAAATTATCCTAACAGCAGCAGAAGGGCAGTTTCTAAGCATATTTCACAAGTTAAATATATTCTGAAGTACGGTATATACAACTTAaataagacaattgaaaaataacgctggtcaaaattagagaacacttTCAGATACCTTCAAGCTTTGGGTGTTAATCTGGCACTTGGTGCTAATTTCCGTAATAATCTGGCAAACCCTATTTAACTTGAAGCAAACTTTCCAATTTTCACTGACTTTGCAAGATGGCAAGCCACTCTAAGTTGACTGAAACCCTACAACACCAAGTTGTCCAGATGAAGGGCAAAGGGCTATTGCTATCCCTTTCAGCTATTGCAAAAGAAGTTGgtcattccaaatctgtaaTTTCTAGAATATTGAAGATCTACAAAGACACTAATTCATTCAAGTACCCCAAAAAGGTACGCAAGACCAatgcacgagagggcaggacAATGCGGAGACTTTCAACGTGGAATCGTTTTAACACTGCAGCTGGAATTACTCGCCAGTTCAGAGCTGAACACAGTAAGGATCTGTTTTGCCATACAGTGGCTTGTCATTTAAGAGTATTCAGACTGAATGCTCACTCTGCAGTGACCAAGCCTCTCATCAGCAGAAAGAATCAAAAGGCTAGACTAACCTTTGCTGAGGAGCATGTTGTGTGAACAGAGCAGAACTGGTccaaattttatttttagtgaTGAATGCAAGTTTAATGATGGAAAACATTATGTTCGGCATCAACTGGGGAAAGACTGAACCCAAAGTGCCCAAAGAAGTCAGTGAAAGATGGAGGAGGAAGTGGCATGGTTTTGGGGATGTTTCTGCAGCAGGAGTTGGGCCTATTATAGAGCTACATGGCAGAACCTCAGAACCTGTTTATCAGAACCTCCTTCGGCAACATGTGGTTCCTTCACTGCAAGCATCTCCCAATCAGCCCTCAATTTTTATGCAAGACAATGCCCCCTATCACACTGCAAAATGGGTAAAGCAGTTCCTTGAAAGTgagaacatttaaataatgaaatggccagcccagagtctgatctaaaccccattgaaaatctatttaaaatcaTTGGCGACAAAGTTATGGCTAAGAAAACCACTACAGTTACCAAACTGTGGATGAGACTGGGCCAAAATCACACCGGAGCAGTGTGAGTATCTAGTGATGTCTTGTGGCCACAGATGTGCTGAGCTCATTCAAAGCAAGGGCCTCTATACTTCCTACTAATTTGTGACTGCtgtaagcatcacattttagttgtaatgtttttttttttgtgctgcattggttattgtactctaattttgatcacagtgtttttgacaaaataaaggtttttgttgAAGTGCTTTGGTAATttgtaaaacatgctagcagaaCAATGGTATACCCACAGCTAATCGTCCTTTAAACTTTAATCAATGAATATCAacaatatttctgaaaaaaatctaatgtttctaaattgttctctaattttgatctccaCTGTAATATTAGAAAATCACTTAAAATTCATATCCAGGTTATACTGATTTTTTTTGCTCATCTCTTTTaagcattctttaaaataattcAGCACAACATTAAGAATTATTCTGTGTTCTGTGTAAATGTTTGCACAGTTAAACTGTTTCTTGTTTGATATTGCTTAATTGCagaggtttaaaaaaaattattacaatgACCTGTTAAATCTTTTTAGCCTTTATTAAAACTGAAAACTTTCAATGTACACATGATAACGCTAATTTACCTAATACACTGTCTGCCACTATGGTACAGGAGTgaccgaggctgcctctgtacacatttcccccgattgctctgcttccaggagttctagATAGAGATTGCCGGGAAGGAGCCCTACTGTTGTTAGTAGCCCCATACTGGCCAGCCTGAGTATGGAGGGACCTGCTCTCTCAGGTGCAGGGGTCTATACTGCACTCTCACCCCAAGCTGTGTAAATggtgggcttggcctctgagggggctcaCAATTTCCGTTCTCTCAACTGAGGTTGTGGATACCATTCTAAACTATAAAGGTCCTTCCATTAGGAAACTTTTTGTTGCAATCGAGATTCCATGATCTCTCTCTAGGAAGGAGGGTCCCCAATCTACCTCCTCCATGAGAGGTGGTGCTTTGGCTGGTGGTCAGAGTGATCTGAGGGTCACGGTGTGGGCCAACACGATGAACATTTCGTGGATCACACTCCCCTCTAGAACATTGTAACATGACTGATGACACCATGCCGATCACTGCATCACAGGGT
Encoded here:
- the LOC137046196 gene encoding olfactory receptor 52D1-like, translated to MDNLTFRYSVLLAEGLQVTPESSYPAFILILMVYIFIMVSNIGMMIQITAEKRLHQPMYVLFCNLTLNDVMGTTALLPYLLRNVLTDPSERYITYVGCVIQAYIMHLNGTVSHTVIIIMAFDRYVAICNPLRYPTIMSNNMVVKLSAGAWGVAVVLVGILISLSVRLSHCRSVIQNPFCDNASIFKLSCENTVINNVYGLTFTVVLFASSTGSVALTYFKIAMICFKSKNKATNSKAIKTCSTHLTVYIIMMVTGFAGIFLHRFSVLAEIRKTSTLMFHVIPPVLNPIIYGLQAKEIRQRIFNLFRNKVNTN